A window of Brevinema andersonii genomic DNA:
GCTTGTGGCAAAAATAAACGGCATTTGGTGCCATAATGCGTGCAGTTGGAAATGCTTTGAATGCCGAAGCGATTTTTTGTATTGATCACAACAGGTCCAAGGATATTCATGGTCATTTCCTCGATATTTTCTGGAATTGTGACAATCGCAAAATCGATCAAATCGCTATGATCCGTAAACTCCAAAAGCCCGGCATCGTTATCGTCTATGTCCAGAACATAGTCGCTGATAAACTGTCGCGGTTCCGTCAGAATAAACGATATGTTGTATTCTTCTTTACTTTGCAGCAGATAGAAAGAGCTTGGTTCTTCCAGCTGCAGCAGATAAAATTCTTTCAAGTCTTCAAAGCCGAAAATAGGCTTCTTGAACGTGATAAGACTGTCTTTCGAAACTGTAACTTCGCCGAAATCGCGTGTTTTTATGGTTTCCACAAATATTCCTCCAGATTTTTATCGAGATTTTATCTTAAAAAGTCGAGCAGCGTTGTCGGAATGATCTTTGCTCCTACATTCAATGCCGTTTGGTGTGCGAACTCTGCCATTTTAAGTTCGGTAATCGTCTTAGCATAGTCAGTGCCTGTTGCATTTGCTGCGGAATCTTTCAAATATAACGCTTCTGTCTCATTGCGTGCAAACGTTTTTTCTAAACGCTCTGCAACAGCCCCTGTATAGGTGCGATAACGTAGAATATTCGAAATACTTTGATCAAGCAGCCCTAAAGATTCTCCGCCGATCCGATAAACATCATCATTCATCAATTGATCACGCATCCGTATCAGCGTATTAAAAATAGTATTTCGTTGGATGGTTGCTGCTGTGGCGTAGTTACGTGGTGCTTCGGAACTGGGATTCAAAATTCCCAAATCTTGAAAAACTGTACCTCCCGCAGTGTCTTGAAGCCAAGGTTCACGTGCGGAAATAGCTTCCAGTCGAAACCGCGCCGAACCGTCAGCTTGCGTTTGAATAGAAGCTCTAACTGTCAAATCAGAGTCGTTGATTTTTTGTGCAATCGTTTCCAAATTATCGCCTGTCAGAATATTAATTTCTGTGCCTTCAATCATGATTTTTGCATCCTGCGTTGCAACATATCCAGAAATATCACGTGTCCCTTGAATAATTGTTTTTGTTGTTTCAAAAATATTCGTGCCTGGCATCACTGAGGTAATTCTATCATTTCGTCCTATGTCCATAACACGTTCTTGTGCATTGCCAAAATAGTCAATACGACTCACAAACGGCATATTCATGTTTTCTTCGAAATTTTCTGTAATGCGGTAGGGCTGTAAGTTCGTCGACGTGCCCCCGAAAACCGGCATGCCTTTATATTCTGCGTTGCCTGTCGAAACAATTTGCCGGATCAGCTGATCGACTTCTCCTGCTATAACAATTCGGTCTTCCTTAGTATAAATTCCATTTGCAGCCTGAACTGTCAGTTCTCGTATGCGCTGTAAGCTCTGCGTTACCGAATCCAAATGCCCGTCTACAAAATTTAATTTGTTTTTATAGGCTCCAATAATTTCGTTGTATTTGTTCAAATCCTGCGTTTTTCCTGTCCATTTCATATAATTAATTGTGTTTGCGGGATCATCACTGGGAAGTAGGATTTTCATGCCGCTGTTCAACTTACGCTGTGTCCGTTGTAAGTTTTCGTTATTGTTTTTCAGGTTTTGAAGAAAATCATCCTTCATAAAACCTTGTGTTACTCGTCCTATCATAATGTGCCTCCTTTATTACGCGCCCATGCGGTTGATGATGATGTCTAGCAACCTGTCAGTAGTAGAAACCAAACGTGCTGCAGCGTTGTAAGCATGTTGTAAGGTGATCATCTTGGTCATTTCTTCATCAACGTTAACGCCAGAAACTTTGCTCCGCAGTCCCAAAAGCGATGCCGTCAAAGCATCGGTTTTTTCGTGGGATCTGATCGCTTGTTCGCTGAGCGTGCCTGATAATGATACGGTTTGCTGGAAGTAGTCAGCAAAAGTTTCAGCATTGCCGGTCATGATCGTCTGATAACGAAGGTTCGCCACTGCAAGTGCGTTTCTGTTGTCATTGAAACCTGTCAGTTGATCAGGGTTACCATCTCCTATTGTGTCGAAACCTTGAGCTGCAGCAATGCCTTCTGGCCTGTTGTTGACGGAATCATCTAATGCCATCCAACCTGCGGCATTTTCTTCCGGCGTAAGAGAAATCAAATTGCGTGGTGTTCTAAGCATTGTAATTGCATCGGGACTTTGCCAGTCGAATGCGGCGTCTTGACCAGAATTGGCAAGAACCCCCGCAATACCTGTTAAAAAATCTCCGGAATCTTCAATATGCCTCAATGCAAAATTAATATGATTCTTGTCTGAAGATTCCTGCGCCTTAAAGGAAAGCCTTCCCGCAAAATCCAAATAAGCTGTTACTTCGGCATTTGAACGATTAATGCGTTCAATTACTTTTTCAACAGTATCTGTTGCACTA
This region includes:
- the fliW gene encoding flagellar assembly protein FliW; this encodes METIKTRDFGEVTVSKDSLITFKKPIFGFEDLKEFYLLQLEEPSSFYLLQSKEEYNISFILTEPRQFISDYVLDIDDNDAGLLEFTDHSDLIDFAIVTIPENIEEMTMNILGPVVINTKNRFGIQSISNCTHYGTKCRLFLPQAVAVETR
- a CDS encoding flagellar hook-associated protein 3; translation: MIGRVTQGFMKDDFLQNLKNNNENLQRTQRKLNSGMKILLPSDDPANTINYMKWTGKTQDLNKYNEIIGAYKNKLNFVDGHLDSVTQSLQRIRELTVQAANGIYTKEDRIVIAGEVDQLIRQIVSTGNAEYKGMPVFGGTSTNLQPYRITENFEENMNMPFVSRIDYFGNAQERVMDIGRNDRITSVMPGTNIFETTKTIIQGTRDISGYVATQDAKIMIEGTEINILTGDNLETIAQKINDSDLTVRASIQTQADGSARFRLEAISAREPWLQDTAGGTVFQDLGILNPSSEAPRNYATAATIQRNTIFNTLIRMRDQLMNDDVYRIGGESLGLLDQSISNILRYRTYTGAVAERLEKTFARNETEALYLKDSAANATGTDYAKTITELKMAEFAHQTALNVGAKIIPTTLLDFLR